Genomic segment of Maricaulis maris:
GTGCAGGTGCACAGCTTGGCGACGGCGCTGTTTGTTTTGGCGGTTATTCTGGAATTGGCCAACACTGCGGACCCGAATTTGTTCGGTCTGAATTTCCTGGTCGGATTTTTCTACATCGGGACTGGCTGGCTTTATCTTCTCAATCCGGAGATTGAATTCTCGCGGCTGTCTCTCGCGGGCCCGCTGCTTCTGATGGCCTGTTTTGTGTCGCTGTTCGGTTTCGGTGGAGCGCCATGATGAAGTCTAACCTACGTCGGAACACCGATGCCTTCGACCTGTCTTACAACCTGCCCGGGCTCGTGCCGATGTGCACCGTGATCTGGCTGCAGGACTTCCAGCGGGATGGATTGCTCTTGCTGGTCGCGCTGCTGGTTATGTTCAATCTTCATTTTCTCAGGCGTCGCCGACACTATGACACCGAGACCCAGCGCAATCCGTAGAAACGTCGGCCCCCTAGCGCCCCGCGAACCAGCCCTGTGTCCGGTTGGCGAAGGCCACCAGGGACAGCATCACCGGAACCTCCACCAGCACGCCGACCACGGTCGCCAGCGCGGCGCCGGAGTTGAGGCCGAACAGGCTGATCGCGACGGCCACCGCCAGCTCGAAGAAGTTCGAGGTGCCGATCAGGGCGCAGGGGGCGGCGATGTTGAAGGGCGTCTTCCACAGCCAGGCGGCGCCGTAAGCGATGGCGAAAATCCCGTAGGACTGGAGGATGAGCGGCGTGGCGATGATGGCGATGGTGACCGGCTGGGTCAGGATGGTCTCGCCCTGGAAACCGAACAGTATGATGACCGTGCCGATCAGGCCGATGATCGAGGCCGGTTTGATGCGGGCGGTGAAATCGCCCACGGCCTTGTCCGCCACCTCGGCCGACTTGCCGCGCGACAGCGCCTTGCGGGTCAGCCAGCCGGCAATCAGCGGGATCACCACATAGAGGCCCACCGACAGCAGGAGCGTGTCCCAGGGGACTGTGATGTCGGTTACGCCCAGCAGCAGCGCCACGATCGGAGCAAAGGCGACGACCATGATGAGGTCATTCGCGGCGACCTGGACGAGAGTGTAATTGGCATCGCCCCGCGTCAGCTGGGACCAGACGAAAACCATCGCCGTGCACGGCGCGGCACCCAGGATAATGACGCCGGCAAGATATTGTTGCGCATCCTCGGGCTGCAGCCAGCCGGCAAAGACATGCTCGAAGAAGAGCACGCCCAGCAGCGCCATCGAGAAGGGTTTGACGAGCCAGTTGGTGACCAGGGTGATGATCAGGCCCTTTGGCCGCTCGCCGACATGGGCCAGGGCGGAAAAGTCGATCTGGATCATC
This window contains:
- the arsB gene encoding ACR3 family arsenite efflux transporter; translation: MTATNTQDTAPGGIGFFEKWLSVWVAMGMAGGIALGVVVPDLFAWLAGFEVASVNLAIAVLIWAMVWPMMIQIDFSALAHVGERPKGLIITLVTNWLVKPFSMALLGVLFFEHVFAGWLQPEDAQQYLAGVIILGAAPCTAMVFVWSQLTRGDANYTLVQVAANDLIMVVAFAPIVALLLGVTDITVPWDTLLLSVGLYVVIPLIAGWLTRKALSRGKSAEVADKAVGDFTARIKPASIIGLIGTVIILFGFQGETILTQPVTIAIIATPLILQSYGIFAIAYGAAWLWKTPFNIAAPCALIGTSNFFELAVAVAISLFGLNSGAALATVVGVLVEVPVMLSLVAFANRTQGWFAGR